The Candidatus Eisenbacteria bacterium genome window below encodes:
- a CDS encoding IS481 family transposase, whose translation MTLAESVVALRLKVMKRAEETGNVSEACRQFGISRTLFYRWRRRFLAYGDTGLHPRPTRPQRWGRQSAPELEHAVLAYALAWPTHGPQRIADQLARPSFGGWRVSASGVYGILGRHGLQTRWERLTQLEQRAMQDGLLTERTRRSLRTALAGSEVHVEAKRPGDLVCLDTFYIGQLKGVGKVWQYTACDAASSFAIAMISTEHDAVTASRFLRQQVLPTLKEAGHRLKAVLTDGGPEFQAAFVTTCARLRIQHRRTRPRHPWTNGFVERLQGTILTELWRCAFRRTYYRGLRPMERDLQEYLRFYNFERPHRGYRLKGRTPGMLFCPRLFPHKGRAA comes from the coding sequence CGCGGAAAGTGTAGTAGCGCTGCGCCTCAAAGTCATGAAGCGGGCCGAAGAGACGGGCAACGTCTCGGAGGCCTGCCGGCAGTTCGGGATCTCGCGAACGCTCTTTTATCGCTGGCGGCGGCGCTTTCTGGCCTATGGCGACACCGGGCTGCACCCGCGGCCGACGCGACCACAGCGCTGGGGGCGCCAGTCGGCGCCCGAGCTCGAGCACGCCGTACTGGCCTACGCCCTGGCCTGGCCGACCCACGGACCGCAGCGCATCGCCGATCAGCTGGCGCGGCCGAGCTTCGGCGGCTGGCGGGTCAGCGCCTCGGGCGTGTATGGGATCCTCGGGCGCCACGGACTCCAGACCCGGTGGGAGCGGCTGACTCAACTCGAGCAGCGGGCGATGCAGGACGGGCTGCTGACCGAGCGGACGCGTCGATCGCTGCGCACCGCACTGGCGGGGAGCGAAGTGCACGTCGAGGCGAAGCGGCCCGGCGATCTGGTGTGCCTCGACACGTTCTACATCGGGCAACTCAAGGGAGTGGGCAAAGTCTGGCAATACACGGCCTGCGACGCGGCCAGCTCGTTCGCGATCGCGATGATCTCGACCGAACACGACGCCGTGACCGCGAGTCGCTTTCTGCGCCAACAGGTGTTGCCCACACTGAAGGAGGCCGGCCACCGGCTCAAAGCCGTGCTGACCGACGGCGGCCCGGAGTTCCAGGCGGCGTTCGTGACCACCTGTGCGCGCCTGAGGATCCAGCATCGTCGGACGCGGCCACGTCATCCGTGGACCAACGGCTTCGTCGAACGCCTGCAGGGCACGATCCTGACCGAGCTGTGGCGCTGTGCGTTCCGCCGCACGTACTACCGCGGCCTGCGGCCCATGGAGCGCGACCTGCAGGAGTACCTCCGCTTCTACAACTTCGAACGACCGCATCGCGGCTACCGGCTCAAGGGAC